AAAGGCGGTAGACGACCTGCCAGCCCAGGGTGGCCAGGGCCGAGTCCTCGAGCTCGGGAAAGACCAGAGCCACGGGCAGGCGGCCGCCGCGTTCGCGCAGGGTCGGAGCGCGGCGGCCCCAATAGCCGTCGGACGGACTCCCGCCGTTCATCTGGACAGATCCGTGGACCTCAGTCGGCCTGCATCCGGATGAAAGACGGTATCTCGAACTCCTCCTCGTCGAAGACGAATTCTTCCTTGCCGGGGGCCACGGGCTGGGCCTTGGTGGATAGAGCCTTCTTGAGATCCTCTGGAGAGACGGTCTTGCCTTGGCGGCGAAGATAGGCCGGAATGGTCAGATCCTCGTTCTGGGCCGGAACGGGCCGGACAGACCGGCAATCGCCCTCAGGTGTTTCCTGCCTGGGATGCAGGGGGGCTGCGGCCGGAACCTGTCTGCTAACGGGCCGTTTGGTCGGTATGGGTGTGACTTTGGCCGTTTCGGGCTGCTGGGAGGCCTGGGCTTCGGTCTTCTGGCGGGCCGAGACTGTGTCCTCGATGCCGGTGGCGATGACCGTGATTCGCATTTCGTCCCCGATGTCATGGTCGAAGACCGTGCCAAAGAAGATGTTGGCATCCTCGGAGGCGGCCTCGTGGATGATGCTCGCGGCCTCGTTGCACTCGTCGATGGTCAGGTCGGGACCGCAGGTGATGTTCATGAGAACGCCCTGGGCGCCGTCGATGGTCACGTCCTCCAAAAGCGGGCTGGTGATGGCCTTCATGGCCGCCTCGCGGGCCCGATTTTCGCCCGAGGCGATGCCGGTGCCCATCATGGCCAGACCCATGCCGGACATGACGGCCTTGACGTCGGCGAAGTCCAGATTGATCAGCCCGGTGACCATGATCAGGTCGGAGATGCCCTTGACGGCGTAGAACAGGACCTCGTCGGCCCGGTTCATCATCTCGATGAATGTGGCCTTTTTGGAGGCCAGGGACAGAAGGCGGTCGTTGGGAATGGTGATGATGCTGTCGACCATCTCACGAAGATTCTTGATGCCCCGTTCGGCCTGGAGGATGCGGCGCTTGCCCTCGAAGTAGAAGGGCTTGGTGACCACGCCAACGGTCAGGATGCCCATCTCTTTGGCCAGCTGGGCAATGACCGGGGCCGCGCCGGTGCCGGTGCCGCCGCCCATACCCGCAGTGACGAAGACCATGTCGCACTCGCCGATGATCTCCCGAATGTGCTCGGAGCTTTCCAGGGCGGCATCGCGGCCGATGTCCGGGTTGGCCCCGGCCCCGAGGCCCTTGGTCAGTTTTTCACCGAGCTGGAGTTTATGCTCTGCCTTGGAGTGTTTGAGGGCCTGCATATCGGTGTTGGCCGTGATGAAGGTGACCCCTTTCATGGCCGAGGAAATCATGTTGTTGACGGCGTTGCCCCCACCGCCGCCGACGCCGATGACCTTGATCTTCGCGTTGTCTTCGAGTTCGAGTTCCAAGAATTCCACGGTAATCCTCCTTTCCCCTGCGGTTGCTCGGCTCATCCTATACCATTTCATCCGAACGGACAATGGCTTGGGGCCGGTTCAATTCTTCCAGGCCGACCAAAATCCCCGGTCAGCTGATGTCCACAAACCATTTTTTCATGGTGGTCAGTATCCGGTTGAAGACGTGCTGGTCCCTGATCCGGATCTTCTGCGCGGCCCCGATCTTTTCGGCTCCGTACATGAGCAGGCCGACGGCCGTGGCGTACTGGGCGCTGTTGACGACGTCCTTGAGCCCGCCCACTCCCATGGGAAATCCGATGCGGGTGGGCAGATTGAATATCTGTTCGGCCAGGTCCTGTGTCCCTTGAAGCAGAGCAGAACCTCCGGTCAGGACCACGCCGGCTCCAATGCTTTTTTTGTATCCGGATCGGACGATCTCCTGATCGACCAGGGCCAGAATCTCCTCCATCCTGGGCTCGCATATTTCGGCCAGGATGTTCCGATTCAGGCGCCTGGGCTCGCGTCCTCCGACGCTGGGAACCTCGATGACCTCATCATTGCCGACCAGGTCGGCCATGGAGCAGCCGTATTTGATCTTGATTTTTTCGGCCGATTGCATGGGGGTGCGCAGCCCAAAGGCGATGTCGTTGGTCAGGTTGGCCCCGCCCAGGGCCAGGACTCCGGTATAGCGGATGGAGTCATTGCCAAAGATGGCCACATCTGTTGTCCCGCCACCGATATCGACGAGGGCCACGCCGATTTCGCGCTCCTCCTCGGTCAGGACGGCCTTGGCCGATGCCAGGGACTCGAGGACAATGTCTTCGACGTCCAGACCGGATCTATGGCAGGAGCGGACGATGTTCTGGGCACTGGTCACGGCCCCGGTGACGATGTGGACCTTGACCTCCAGCCGGACCCCGGCCATGCCAAGAGGATCGGCGATGCCCCGCTGGTCGTCGACGATGAATTCCTGAGGCAGGATGTGGATGACCTCCCGGTCCAGAGGAATAGCCACGGCCTTGGCCGCGTCGATAACCCGCTCCACGTCCCGGGCACTGACCTCACCGCCCTTGACGGCGATGACACCGTGGCTGTTGAAACCCTTGATGTGACTCCCGGCGATGCCTGCGTATACGGACCGGATCTCGCATCCGGCCATGAGCTCGGCCTCCTCGAGGGCCTTTTTCACGGATTGCACGGTCTGCTCGATATTGACCACGACACCCTTGCGAAGGCCCGTGGACGAGCTGGTCCCGATGCCGACCACATCCACCCCGGTGTGGGAGAGCTCGCCTACGACGGCGCAGATTTTAGTCGTCCCGATGTCCAGGCCGACGATCAATTCGGATTTGCCCATTTCACACCTCATTTTCTTTGAATTTAACCCAGACCTTGTCTCCCAAGGCCATGACTTCGGCGACCATGTCCAGTTCCCCCCGAGCCCGAAGATCCTGCCAGACAGCAGAAAGGGCCCGGTTGCCACGTGCGGCGTTGGTGGTGTCCACAACGATCCATGGCCCGGCCTCGCCGAGGAATAGATGGACGAATCCACCTGGGGCGTTGCGGATCAAGGTGACCTCCCTAAGGGTGCAGGGCATGGCCCTGGCCTCGAACATGTTCAGAACACGCCGGATCGTTTCGTCTTCGGCCCCGGGATCTTGTTCGAGCAGAGGCAAAGAATAGAAACCACCCGGAACAATTCGATCGATGACCCGCCCTCTGTCGTCGGCATAGGCCAAGGTCTTGCCGTCCCGTATCCAGAAGGCCGGAGCGCGTTCCTTGACTTCGATAATCAGTGTATCGGGAAGAATTCGTCTGACCGAGGCCTCGGCCACCCACGGGTCGGCCATCAGTCGGCCCTGAAGCGTTCGGACGCTCTGATCCAAAAGGTTCTCCCCCCGGCTCAGTCCGGCAATGGCCTCGACTTGGTCGATCCGTAAATGGTGGTTTCCGGAAATTCGGATGGTCTGGAGGGCGAAGATCTGGCTGGTGGTCATCCACCGGTAGGAATAGAGAAGTCCAAGGCTTATGCCGGCCACGAGGATGAAGAACAGGGCAGCCTTGGCGACAAAGGCGAACAGGGCTCCGATGGCTTTGACGACGGAGACGTCGGGACGGCTTCGATAGGCATTGCTCGACCGGATGGGGAGGGCCATGCGGGCCTTTCTGGCGTGACTCACGGCCATGGGAACACCCTGAGCTCAAGTTGGAGTGCAATGTCGTGGCGACGCTGGATGTCCTCCCGGGCCTCATCAATTAGACAAAAGGCTTCGGTGGACGATCCCTGTCCGGTGTTTTCGAGAAAGTTTGCGTGCTTAGGGGAAAAGCGCATCCCGCCCAGGGATCGTCCCCGCCACCCGGCCCGGTCGAGGAGGAATCCGGCCGGAATGTCCGACGGATTTTTAAAGACGCACCCGGCGGTCCAGGCCTCCAAGGGTTGAGTGGTCCGCTTGGCGTCGAGACATTCCCAGGTCTTCCGGGCTACTTCCTCCTTAGACCGGGGGCGCAGGCGAAGAACAGCCTCGGTGGCCAGATGCCAGCCGGGAGATTCGGGCCAAACCATGGAGCGATAGGAGAAATCTAGAAAAGCCCGGGGAACCTCGACCGGTCCGACTGCTGGATGCCAGAATCGGGCAAGATGGAGGATTTGGCCCATGTCCTGGCCGTGGGCTCCCGCATTGCCGGCCAAGGCCCCGCCCACGGTTCCAGGGATGCCGACCAGGCCTTCGAGCCCGGACAGAGCTTGGTCGCGGCACCAGCGAACCAAAGCGCCAAGATGGTTTCCGCCTCCGACCTTGACCAGGACGAAATCCTCTTCCAGGGCGACGATTTCCGGGCCCACGGTCCATTCGAGACGGAGGAGGTCCACGTCGTGGTCCCCGTCCAGGGCCAGGATGTTGCTGCCGCCGCCCAGAATCATCGGTAGGGGGCGTTCTGAAGTGAACAGTTCGGCCAGGGAACCCAGATCTGCCTCGCTTTGAAGTCGATAGAGGGTTCTGGCCCTGCCTCCGAGCCGGAGCGTGGTCAGGTCCCTCAGACAAGGGGCTTCGAGACGGATCATGCGGAGCCCCCATCAAGATATGCCTGCCCAACGGTCCAGACGTTGCCGGCTCCGAGAGTCAGGAGCAGGTCGTTTTCAGCCAAAATGCCGGGCAGGGCTTGGACGACCTGGTCGAAGTCCTCGAAGAAATCGACCGGGACGCTGGAAACCTGCCGGATGGCCAGGGCCAGACTGGAACCGCTGAC
This genomic stretch from Deltaproteobacteria bacterium harbors:
- the ftsZ gene encoding cell division protein FtsZ, encoding MEFLELELEDNAKIKVIGVGGGGGNAVNNMISSAMKGVTFITANTDMQALKHSKAEHKLQLGEKLTKGLGAGANPDIGRDAALESSEHIREIIGECDMVFVTAGMGGGTGTGAAPVIAQLAKEMGILTVGVVTKPFYFEGKRRILQAERGIKNLREMVDSIITIPNDRLLSLASKKATFIEMMNRADEVLFYAVKGISDLIMVTGLINLDFADVKAVMSGMGLAMMGTGIASGENRAREAAMKAITSPLLEDVTIDGAQGVLMNITCGPDLTIDECNEAASIIHEAASEDANIFFGTVFDHDIGDEMRITVIATGIEDTVSARQKTEAQASQQPETAKVTPIPTKRPVSRQVPAAAPLHPRQETPEGDCRSVRPVPAQNEDLTIPAYLRRQGKTVSPEDLKKALSTKAQPVAPGKEEFVFDEEEFEIPSFIRMQAD
- the ftsA gene encoding cell division protein FtsA — its product is MGKSELIVGLDIGTTKICAVVGELSHTGVDVVGIGTSSSTGLRKGVVVNIEQTVQSVKKALEEAELMAGCEIRSVYAGIAGSHIKGFNSHGVIAVKGGEVSARDVERVIDAAKAVAIPLDREVIHILPQEFIVDDQRGIADPLGMAGVRLEVKVHIVTGAVTSAQNIVRSCHRSGLDVEDIVLESLASAKAVLTEEEREIGVALVDIGGGTTDVAIFGNDSIRYTGVLALGGANLTNDIAFGLRTPMQSAEKIKIKYGCSMADLVGNDEVIEVPSVGGREPRRLNRNILAEICEPRMEEILALVDQEIVRSGYKKSIGAGVVLTGGSALLQGTQDLAEQIFNLPTRIGFPMGVGGLKDVVNSAQYATAVGLLMYGAEKIGAAQKIRIRDQHVFNRILTTMKKWFVDIS
- a CDS encoding FtsQ-type POTRA domain-containing protein gives rise to the protein MAVSHARKARMALPIRSSNAYRSRPDVSVVKAIGALFAFVAKAALFFILVAGISLGLLYSYRWMTTSQIFALQTIRISGNHHLRIDQVEAIAGLSRGENLLDQSVRTLQGRLMADPWVAEASVRRILPDTLIIEVKERAPAFWIRDGKTLAYADDRGRVIDRIVPGGFYSLPLLEQDPGAEDETIRRVLNMFEARAMPCTLREVTLIRNAPGGFVHLFLGEAGPWIVVDTTNAARGNRALSAVWQDLRARGELDMVAEVMALGDKVWVKFKENEV
- the murB gene encoding UDP-N-acetylmuramate dehydrogenase is translated as MIRLEAPCLRDLTTLRLGGRARTLYRLQSEADLGSLAELFTSERPLPMILGGGSNILALDGDHDVDLLRLEWTVGPEIVALEEDFVLVKVGGGNHLGALVRWCRDQALSGLEGLVGIPGTVGGALAGNAGAHGQDMGQILHLARFWHPAVGPVEVPRAFLDFSYRSMVWPESPGWHLATEAVLRLRPRSKEEVARKTWECLDAKRTTQPLEAWTAGCVFKNPSDIPAGFLLDRAGWRGRSLGGMRFSPKHANFLENTGQGSSTEAFCLIDEAREDIQRRHDIALQLELRVFPWP